AGAAACTTGTACCATAGCCTCTCTGACCTTCCCAAGCCAACTGCCATCTCTTTTGTAGAACAAACCATGAACAGAACTTTCGTAACACTCCTCTCTACAGCTACCTTGAACCACACCCTCTCAACCACTTGCTTTCCCAAATAACCGAAACCTAACGCCCTGTTCATCTCCAGTTCTGCTTCCTGTAACTGGTTTGAAGGGACCAGTTTAGGAGCAAGCCTCATAATACACTGACCAagccaatcgatccaaatcCCTAACCAGGTACCCGAGCAAACTCCTACACCAATGTTCCCATTATATAACCTGAAGTGATAGCAAAACTCAAGTAAAACTACACCAGTAACCAAAAGCGCTTTGACGTCTTGCTCCATCGGGTTCATGTACCTCCCTATCAAGGTCTTGGAATAACTCTTAATCAGGTCAGAGTTATCGGAAATCTTCAGTCGTTTTCGGTTTCCTTCGCCATTCTTCATATCACCGCCATTCCCAAGAAGCTGACTTTGAGTCATCCTCACCAAAACCAGAAGAAAACAGATTATAAGATTGTTAAACTTTTGCAAGAATAAATTGGAAGGTATGATGCTACACTCAATACTCTCACGACCTCTTTTATATTGGTTCCCGAAACCCACAACCCCACGTAAAGAATCCAAACCATGAATGCAATATCCTCCATCAGTGATTCGAAAAATCAAAATCCCAGATTCAACAAAACCAGCCAAACTTTCCaaaaaaccaccaaaaatcAAATACAGTAACCCAATAATCCCCTCATCATAATGAATCAATCGGATCTGATTAACCCAAATCTCTAAAACAATCGAGGGAGGTCTCGCGTTGATGATAACGAAAAATGTACCTTGAGTATATTGTACAAGATCCTCTGGATTCCGCATCCCTTTCGAAGAGCTTGGTGAATCCCGAATCTTGCCAGTCCCGACCCGAATAAACCTTTGCAAATCCCCAATTAACCTTTTTTCCAAGATTCCTTTTGGAATCCATATCCCTATGATCGTATCTTTCCGATAAACACCCGATCGAGTCCTTGAATCCCCGGGAATATCCGGATCCCATCCTCGAAACAGCATTGAAAACCCTAGTGTTTTGTCACCATCGCCGTCGCTCTTATATTTATTAAGCCtataataaatttcattaaagtgatatctataattattattttaaaataatatatattactaCAACTTATGTTATATAGAATCGGAAGCAAGCACGTGGAAGAATAATCTTATTAAAGAACTGAAgcacgatttaaaaaaaaaaataagaaacagatacgtgttggaagcgtatattcaaatatatatatatatatatatatatatatatatatatatatatatattaactgtATAGAACATATGACTAAAAATCATAtgattcaaatttaaaaaaaaaaacatttattcatttttattaattttatatctaCTCAGCTGTCTTCATATTATAGTTGTGAAACTcttaacaaattaattttataataacataCATGAAATTAATCAAATAGATTATTCTTTTAATATCTCACAAATAATTGACACactatatttgaatatatagtCCAAGATATCTTAAAAATTATTGTGCACAGTATTAGTTTCTATTTTAATgctattaattttagattttatataaaataaaaacataaaacatatttttctatttatttatgacATTGGGTTTTTGAAACGGAAGCGTGGTCCTAAATGGAAGCTTAAGCTTCCGacatgtttttaaatatattaattgggAAGCATTTTGGAAACGAGATTTCAAAAGTTTCCACAAGCTTCTGATTCGGATTCGGATTTCGAGGAAGTGGGAAGCGAATACCTGATGAAGCTTCCGTGCTATCTAGACTATAGTTTATACGATaaaaatgttgtcaatatattaattaaacaaaGTAATAATTCATATTTCTACAGTAAAACTATCacataaatttattgtttctaCCGCCTAACTTTTActtcaaattataatttttatttaattcaacTCTAATACTACAGCCATCAAAGTTAGACTAAATAAACACTAACAATTTGTAGAACAACATAGTATTAGTGATTAGATATATTGGGTTATTGTTTACATGTATGAGCCTGTTATCTTTGTTTTATGGACTTTCCAAGGAAAATgaggtaaaaaaaacaaaaggagcTCTTGGGCTTCTTCTTCTCACGGGTCCTTAGatcattaaaactaaaaaattcgACCGGACAGAATCGAATCAGCGacctaaagattatatgctaaCACTACAGTCttccgctctaccaactgagctaaggtCGGTTGTGATAATCACGCTACTAcgattaattaaatttaatataagtacATTATAAATTGGTAACCGTGGATGTTCAGATTTCCATTAAAGTAACTACTAAAtataatcattattttttatataataaatagtagcCAGGGATGGTTTATTTTTCACAACAATCTTGACTATAACTTTAGTACAGCAGTTCCATTACCTAAACGGCTAAACCATATCgattaagagcatgattaattcGGAGTTCTTAGGATGAGATTCTTAATGGAAGTTAAAGAAACCGTTTTTTAACTTCCGATAAGAACCTCATTCTAAAaactccgggttaatcatggtctaagtaTCGTCTCTTATTCCATTTAACAAACAGTTCTACTAGTCTATTTTAAGCAAAAGAAACGCAGAAGTACTAACCCCAAACTATCGGAGCTTATGTTATCATCCAAGCTGGAGTGGTCTTGGATTTATGACATGATAAGGCATATCCAAATTTTCTCTAATTGAAAACTTGGATTtgttgttatttatttaatctGTACATGTTTAGGATCAGTTTTGAGTTGGTGAAGTTAGTATTTGACACTCGTGTGTGTtctgaaaaaaaagatttgatgtTTGCGAAAAGTgagcaaaaagaaaagaattagatttaatatatatatatatatataatatcaggGATGAAATtgtcaaatttattatattcatCAAAAGTCAAAACTGAGATTCCTTATATTTTACAAGATTTTTTATCATACAAAAATGCTAATAAATAAGAAGAATCAGATACAAATATGATACAAATGATTCTTGGATCATATCTCATGATTTTTTCTAATTAAAGGAGAAACCAATTGATTGAACAATAAAATCCAGTCAGaacaaacaatatatatagaaatattacGCTATAAGACACATTCTCACTTTGGAATTATACTTGGAAACACTTCCCACTTGTAACACATTTTTTCTCTGTGATTTGTCTTTCTTACCCTcaactaagagcatctccaaaaaaaaatttataacttcaaatatagagttttttgctctctaaaaaggaacttcaaaacttcaaattttgagttttgagcagtgaaacttcaaatatgaaatttcactactcaaaactctaaatttgaagcttcatctttttatttgcattttggtccttataattaattatatctaacatttatgatttttaagtattttctcattcatagttttaatctttaaaacttttgtatattttaaatatttcaaatttatttttataaatttaaattttaaacttaattttaaaaataaaaaaataaaataagatttataatattttaaaagtagaattaggcaataagaatattacaaaagaaacttagtagaaatttttttaagaagatacatgaagacataattattacacaaatttaaatattacaacaacactaatagtttAGTAAATTTTCTCCTGgacttctaaaatattttccaaacaaattttgtgtaacccaAAATAGagcattaagaaaataattttatgtaataatatagtattttgcttgtaatttaatatttaattatgtattctatttataattttatattttaatataagattttattaattaatattactataatatttttatatatgtgctagttatctataaaagttttatggatttatattaataatgataaatatAAGGAGCATAGTGtgaattacaaataattttgaagtaaaatttgaagttttgcttttggaaaaaaatatttttttttgttaggagAGAAAAACACCTTGAAACTTAAAATATTGcaaaactctataatagagagtttttttggagatgctctaggACACAACTACACATTCCTGACTTTCTCTAAGACTACTTACAATGGCCTATTGAATTTGTTGATTCAATAATTGAAAAGGTGCAATGGGGTATTGAAAAGGTAGATGAATCTTACGTGCATTCAACATAGTTGAAATAATTCAACATTGTTGAATCGTTAAAGATAAGGCAAAATTGACCCCCCAAAAGCCACTTGTCACTAAAACATTGGTAAGTGAATTTTCTGATTTGTTTTTTCCTCTCAATTATTTCAGATCAATTATctcttaaatttttatttttttttaaatatttttacatcaaaatttttatttttcatactctataaatagagacttTTTTCATTTGACTTGGACACAGAAAAAAAACTCATCTCTTTctactataatttttatattattctacaaaaaaaactcttgattttatatttttcttctttttcaagtGAAATGAATCCCAATAATAATCTTTTTAACACACAAAATTCTAATAATTATCCTTTTAACTATCCAAATCCCAATAACTATCAATTTCAGAATCAATCTTCTAGCAATCCTCAACATTTACCAAATTATGATTATTAACCAAATTTTTTCATGCCATCAGCTATTCCAACCTATCTTCCAAATTATGGATCGATGATGCCACATCCATCTCAAACACCTTCTTATTCTTCTACTCCACATGGTAATGAAGTTGTTCCAAATGTTGGAGCAACTGAATTTCCTGAATTTTCTACACAAATGGCTCTTGGTGGTATGAGAGGTCTTAATGAAGTGACTCCAAATGCAGTGGATTCAACTTCTACTCGTCGGAAAAGCCCCAAGTGGACCACTGCGCAAAATTTGGTGTTACTGAGCGGGTGGGTTAAATATGGAACAGACAGAGTTATTGGCCGAAACCAAAAAAAGCGACGCATATTGGGGTAAAATTACAGAGTATTGTAATGAGCATTGCTCATTTGATCCTCCACGTGATTTGATATCCTGCAGAAATCATTTCAACTACGTAAACAAAATATTGGGGAAATGGATCGGTGCTTATGATAATGCTAAACGTCTACAACAAAGCGGGTGGTCGGAGAACGATATATTGGCGAAAGCACATGAGCTTTATTCAGGTGAAAAGAATGGACATTTTAATTTAATGTCTGAATGGCTCGATGTCCGTGATGAACCACGTTATGGTAGTCAGGTAGGAGGAAATACTGGCTCTGGGAGCAGTAGATCTAAGAGAGTCCATGAAAGTGATGCTAGTGACTCCAACTCTGTAGGATCCAGTGCTCGTCCAATGGGGAGGGATGCAGCTTTGGAAGT
The window above is part of the Brassica napus cultivar Da-Ae chromosome C8, Da-Ae, whole genome shotgun sequence genome. Proteins encoded here:
- the LOC106423792 gene encoding uncharacterized protein LOC106423792 isoform X1 is translated as MLFRGWDPDIPGDSRTRSGVYRKDTIIGIWIPKGILEKRLIGDLQRFIRVGTGKIRDSPSSSKGMRNPEDLVQYTQGTFFVIINARPPSIVLEIWVNQIRLIHYDEGIIGLLYLIFGGFLESLAGFVESGILIFRITDGGYCIHGLDSLRGVVGFGNQYKRGRESIECSIIPSNLFLQKFNNLIICFLLVLVRMTQSQLLGNGGDMKNGEGNRKRLKISDNSDLIKSYSKTLIGRLYNGNIGVGVCSGTWLGIWIDWLGQCIMRLAPKLVPSNQLQEAELEMNRALGFGYLGKQVVERVWFKVAVERSVTKVLFMVCSTKEMAVGLGRSERLWYKFLASWSGLPIVGFTLVTGVLRFPDMGQMF
- the LOC106423792 gene encoding uncharacterized protein LOC106423792 isoform X2, whose amino-acid sequence is MGSGYSRGFKDSIGCLSERYDHRDMDSKRNLGKKVNWGFAKVYSGRDWQDSGFTKLFERDAESRGSCTIYSRMTQSQLLGNGGDMKNGEGNRKRLKISDNSDLIKSYSKTLIGRYMNPMEQDVKALLVTGVVLLEFCYHFRLYNGNIGVGVCSGTWLGIWIDWLGQCIMRLAPKLVPSNQLQEAELEMNRALGFGYLGKQVVERVWFKVAVERSVTKVLFMVCSTKEMAVGLGRSERLWYKFLASWSGLPIVGFTLVTGVLRFPDMGQMF
- the LOC106423792 gene encoding uncharacterized protein LOC106423792 isoform X3, with translation MGSGYSRGFKDSIGCLSERYDHRDMDSKRNLGKKVNWGFAKVYSGRDWQDSGFTKLFERDAESRGSCTIYSRMTQSQLLGNGGDMKNGEGNRKRLKISDNSDLIKSYSKTLIGRLYNGNIGVGVCSGTWLGIWIDWLGQCIMRLAPKLVPSNQLQEAELEMNRALGFGYLGKQVVERVWFKVAVERSVTKVLFMVCSTKEMAVGLGRSERLWYKFLASWSGLPIVGFTLVTGVLRFPDMGQMF